Within Peptococcus niger, the genomic segment CCATCATGGCTAGATGCCGGATTTTATTTTCTTTTTTGAAAAGCTCAACAGCACTTCCGGGAATCTCATAGCTTTTTATTTTATGATGATCAATCAACCACTTAGCGGTCTGTATATTACACTCTAAAAGAAAGGCCACATCTTCTATTGTTAGAACCGACTTCCCTAAGAAGGTTTTCAGGGCAAAGCTTTTATAAAGCTTGCTTTCAGGCCGAATTCTTTCCTCATCTCCCGTAGGGTAATCTTCTTGAAGCGCCGGGATAATCTCTCCTCGGATCCAATCTTTAACAAAAGAAATTTGTTCTTCATCATGACTGGATTTACAAGAAAGGATAATCTGATAAACTCCCCATTCGGAAACACAGTTGGCCACTGAAGGAATTTTCTTTTTCATTTTATCTTCCGGTTTTAGCATCTTATAAGCCTCGTAAGGATAGATAATGCCTAAAGCTCGGCAAACATCTGAAGCGATAAACCATGGTTCGCCATTTTCAATGAAAGCCCGGATCCGATATGCTTGAGTTCTATTAAAAGTGCGGATAGTACCTTCTGCAAAATTTTTCATTTCCATTGTCATTCCCCTTTGTATAACCTTAATTATTTTCAGTAAATACATCTTTATAACTACGCCAACAATCCTTCTTCATCCAAGAGTTCCAAAAAATGGGACCGACCTTTAGCTGTAATAAGCGTTTGAACGCCTGCTTTTTCTAGGCCATATCCCCATTCCTTGAGTCTGAAGTAACCTCTGTTCTTATTACTACACGGAAGT encodes:
- a CDS encoding BRO-N domain-containing protein, whose amino-acid sequence is MEMKNFAEGTIRTFNRTQAYRIRAFIENGEPWFIASDVCRALGIIYPYEAYKMLKPEDKMKKKIPSVANCVSEWGVYQIILSCKSSHDEEQISFVKDWIRGEIIPALQEDYPTGDEERIRPESKLYKSFALKTFLGKSVLTIEDVAFLLECNIQTAKWLIDHHKIKSYEIPGSAVELFKKENKIRHLAMMENGCLDLYRKNDVYELLRIYRPEAFERRRLDALDSEEVKETSAPEQDVKLAVYQVQTLLTFAGDWEGSAEAESYYNFAADLLIRIGDWDDKTVKDLYNQEHWDYGLIKGLAVAASMV